One genomic region from Accipiter gentilis chromosome Z, bAccGen1.1, whole genome shotgun sequence encodes:
- the GPR150 gene encoding LOW QUALITY PROTEIN: probable G-protein coupled receptor 150 (The sequence of the model RefSeq protein was modified relative to this genomic sequence to represent the inferred CDS: deleted 2 bases in 1 codon) codes for MPPGSSAAAGGKARGTRPGTMEEEGDPFPPGLNLSAPGVPRALPVPRAAGAGAVLLLALAGNGLVLRRLWGCRPRRRSDLLVGHLALADLAGCGLALLPRLAVELRGPAGSPGLVACHLLPLLQRCGPLASAHGLVLLALERRRPALPARGLATLGWLLAPLLALPQAFALRPAPRPGEPRCRSVFEELPLWQGLAFAAYEAATGFLAPAALLCWACARSLPALGAARRRRGGPAGSGGGLPRGRARVLRLPLVLAALFALCRLPRYAMELALASAPGGDGEGGRREALAALGIVEVANSALNPYACLLLHGRRRRRVPCGTGTATTAAVACCLLLPPPPSTRRSGPPGGRSPPPAPPHPEPRRHPEHRRHPEHRRHPENRRHPEHRRHSENRRHPEHRRHPEHRRQPENRRHPEHRRHPRLPLRPVARGSRDRGVR; via the exons ATGCCTCCGGgcagctccgccgccgccgggggaAAAGCTCGGGGGACCCGACCGGGCACGATGGAGGAAGAGGGGGACCCCTTCCCTCCCGGCCTCAACCTCTCCGCCCCCGGCGTCCCCCGAGCCCTCCCCGTCCcgcgggcggccggggcgggcgccGTCCTTCTGCTGGCGCTGGCGGGCAACGGGCTGGTGCTGCGGCGGCTGTggggctgccggccccgccggcgAAGTGACCTGCTGGTCGGGCACCTGGCGCTGGCCGACCTGGCGGGCTGCGGGCTGGCCCTGCTGCCCCGCTTGGCGGTCGAGCTCCGCGGTCCCGCCGGCTCCCCCGGCCTCGTCGCCTGCcacctgctgccgctgctgcagcGTTGCGGGCCGCTGGCCTCGGCCCACGGGCTGGTGCTGCTGGCGCTGGAGCGGCGCCGGCCGGCTCTGCCCGCCCGCGGCTTGGCCACCCTGGGCTGGCTGCTGGCTCCGCTCCTCGCCCTGCCCCAGGCCTTCGCCCTccgcccggctccgcgccccgGCGAGCCCCGTTGCCGCAGCGTCTTCGAGGAGCTGCCGCTTTGGCAAGGCCTGGCCTTCGCCGCCTACGAGGCGGCCACCGGCTTCCTGGCGCCCGCCGCGCTCCTCTGCTGGGCCTGCGCCCGCAGCCTGCCCGCCCTCGGGGCCGCCCGACGGCGGCGCGGagggccggcggggagcggcgggggtcTCCCCCGCGGGCGGGCGCGGGTGCTGCGGCTGCCGCTGGTGCTGGCGGCTCTCTTCGCTCTCTGCCGCCTGCCCCGCTACGCGATGGAGCTCGCCTTGGCCTCGGCGCCCGGCGGCGACGGCGAgggagggcggcgggaggcgCTGGCGGCGCTGGGCATCGTGGAGGTGGCCAACAGCGCCCTCAACCCCTACGCCTGCCTGCTCCTCCACGGCCGCCGCCGTCGCCGGGTCCCCTGCGGGACCGGGACGGCGACGACCGCCGCCGtcgcctgctgc ctgctgctgccgcccccccccagcacccgacGGTCGGGGCCGCCGGGGGGCCGCtctccgccgcccgctccgcc GCACCCCGAGCCCCGTAGGCACCCCGAGCACCGCCGGCACCCCGAGCACCGCCGGCACCCCGAGAACCGCCGGCACCCCGAGCACCGCCGGCACTCCGAGAACCGCCGGCACCCCGAGCACCGCCGGCACCCCGAGCACCGCCGGCAGCCCGAGAACCGCCGGCACCCCGAGCACCGCCGGCACCCGCGGCTCCCCCTGCGTCCCGTCGCCCGCGGCAGCCGCGACCGGGGCGTGCGTTAG